Proteins from a genomic interval of Gluconacetobacter diazotrophicus PA1 5:
- the ftsL gene encoding cell division protein FtsL, whose protein sequence is MMRSFTILCAMMAGLSGLYLYSTKHQTTLLDQQISQIVADTQHVREQTAMMRAEWALLNQPDRLASLSARFLPDMKPMAPTQFIQMTALADRLPAPGARPLPVANPRATISATIGATLAAAQPSATATLAAAQPSATATLAAARRPQAPAVEQPVRLAAYRPATGESAPAAHPDRPVMVAEAAPVAFHAAPIVPAAVTPVQHSSHAAPVSPDLTHNSARRAVLPVAPAARPVLPPAAAPAVRMAAYRPVRPVPMAVAAWRPAAPVPYQEARGYGRGSSLGFTHSASLPPPVPVSN, encoded by the coding sequence ATGATGCGATCCTTCACAATCCTCTGCGCCATGATGGCCGGCCTGTCCGGGCTGTACCTGTATTCCACGAAGCACCAGACCACGCTTCTGGACCAGCAGATCTCGCAGATCGTTGCGGATACGCAGCATGTCCGCGAACAGACCGCGATGATGCGCGCGGAATGGGCGCTGCTGAACCAGCCGGACCGGCTGGCCAGCCTGTCGGCGCGCTTCCTGCCCGACATGAAGCCGATGGCGCCGACCCAGTTCATCCAGATGACGGCTCTGGCCGACCGGCTGCCGGCCCCGGGCGCACGGCCGCTGCCGGTGGCCAATCCGCGCGCCACCATCAGCGCCACGATCGGCGCGACCCTGGCGGCGGCCCAGCCTTCCGCGACCGCGACCCTGGCGGCGGCCCAGCCTTCCGCGACCGCGACGCTGGCGGCGGCGCGCCGTCCGCAGGCGCCGGCGGTCGAACAGCCTGTCCGTCTGGCCGCGTACCGGCCGGCGACCGGCGAATCGGCCCCGGCCGCGCACCCGGATCGACCGGTCATGGTGGCCGAGGCCGCGCCGGTGGCGTTCCATGCCGCCCCGATCGTCCCGGCCGCGGTCACCCCGGTCCAGCATTCCAGCCACGCCGCCCCGGTTTCGCCCGATTTGACGCATAACTCCGCGCGTCGTGCCGTACTCCCCGTTGCCCCTGCCGCGCGCCCCGTGCTACCGCCTGCCGCCGCTCCCGCCGTCCGCATGGCCGCCTATCGCCCGGTGCGGCCGGTGCCCATGGCCGTGGCCGCCTGGCGGCCGGCGGCTCCGGTCCCGTATCAGGAGGCCCGGGGCTATGGCAGGGGGTCCTCGCTGGGTTTCACGCATTCCGCTTCTCTTCCGCCCCCCGTCCCCGTCAGCAACTGA